In one Oryza glaberrima chromosome 2, OglaRS2, whole genome shotgun sequence genomic region, the following are encoded:
- the LOC127763057 gene encoding uncharacterized protein LOC127763057 produces the protein MRGVQDRKQKKKQDLQVLGPFPGCLGRMINMFDLSNGVVATKMLTEKAHRDVSPAGKDRGNAFKMAIGPFSSQIEDKKRDSQPRKQSPTKRLSSPTKRSGEAPVKLFMEQDMWKEGMSGEEPLNVVARLMGLNDAAGHRSDLKSGKRSDKEYRSGGFDENSRNLRPKKDSKGHPNQKAGTHSEPCSGFSDQTLRMNSSRNKHQGKEPSCEKRMTLVREKFAEAKRLATDEKLLHTKEFQEALQFLSSNKDLFLKFLDEPNPLLSHNNYEFQPDTPPSETKQITILKPSDSIKRNGNTLVGRQLYSDGDESEGNRCRRHQSLSVSPTNSTFSEPTRIVVLKPGLVKSQEPKILRSPSSSSTAADSEDDSMSAVDETVPSSRRLAKEITWQMRMRLKDKQDEENLLSYEFHDIYIGDDSFSKSEVENAKEVSGEISEDLEFGTPTSGRSWDFLSRSGSPYSASCSSQTSHRREPSVVKEAKKRIFERLSIVSSTVGGEEEREARRSMGTLGEMLTIPEVKKDQEVFGGVTLENPSPEMDSEEPFLCLPRSRSVPISLSFGGTELNGVATGCQEAEKEKNRKSLSFREKVSSLFSKNRKVARGKLDPSGIPSTDDRLKHGNSATINDFSENADHSALDNPLNCTIQNVDEISMPRLMASSWHMNDMENMPAKDISSIPVIGAPGIFGESQDQPSPVSVLDGPFLSDNSRSLLCSSESFITASPQALSRSPLIGSFSRSLSWEDPPLEVMSPNSLRLSRLFSKADEDQDSLTFIQKLVCSAGIDREGCILSSPLELYLLEKFSDYQEEGTKLRERRSKEKFLFDAVNEALTELTWTAELMAYPLGRSSSLERKDCENAFSNSAADEIWRVIRNWSILDKYPPGETIERNLLVEMILKREVLEAASSDTTRLETFELTSMVCTMVLEDLIADAVVDLSA, from the exons ATGAGAGGGGTTCAAGAtaggaagcagaagaagaagcaggACCTGCAGGTTCTCGGGCCCTTCCCTGGATGCTTGGGTAGGATGATAAACATGTTCGACCTCAGCAATGGCGTGGTCGCGACCAAGATGCTCACAGAGAAAGCGCATAGAGATG TTTCTCCAGCAGGTAAAGACCGTGGTAATGCTTTCAAGATGGCAATTGGTCCATTCTCATCACAGATAGAAGATAAAAAG AGAGATAGTCAGCCTAGAAAGCAGTCCCCAACTAAAAGATTGAGCTCACCAACTAAAAGATCTGGTGAGGCTCCTGTTAAATTGTTCATGGAGCAGGACATGTGGAAAGAAGGGATGTCTGGCGAGGAGCCACTGAATGTTGTTGCCAGATTGATGGGTCTAAATGATGCTGCCGGCCACCGATCTGATCTGAAATCGGGAAAAAGATCAGACAAGGAATATCGATCTGGTGGTTTTGATGAGAACAGTCGGAATCTCAGACCAAAGAAGGACAGCAAAGGCCACCCAAACCAAAAGGCAGGAACACACAGTGAACCATGCAGTGGTTTCAGTGATCAAACTTTAAGAATGAATAGCAGCAGGAATAAACACCAAGGGAAGGAGCCTTCTTGTGAGAAGAGAATGACCCTTGTGCGTGAAAAATTTGCTGAAGCAAAACGTCTGGCTACAGATGAGAAGCTTCTCCACACAAAGGAGTTCCAAGAAGCATTGCAGTTTTTAAGCTCAAATAAAGATCTGTTCTTGAAATTCCTTGATGAGCCAAATCCACTGTTATCACACAACAATTATGAGTTCCAACCTGATACCCCACCTTCGGAGACAAAGCAAATAACCATACTGAAGCCATCAGACTCAATCAAGAGAAATGGCAACACTCTTGTAGGGAGGCAGCTCTATTCAGACGGAGATGAAAGTGAAGGGAACAGGTGCAGGCGTCATCAGAGTTTAAGTGTTTCCCCAACAAATTCAACATTTTCTGAACCAACAAGAATTGTAGTACTAAAGCCAGGACTTGTAAAGTCCCAGGAACCCAAGATTCTGAGGTCcccttcatcatcatcaactgCAGCTGATAGTGAAGATGATAGTATGTCGGCAGTTGATGAGACAGTGCCAAGCTCAAGAAGACTGGCCAAAGAGATCACTTGGCAGATGAGGATGCGTTTGAAAGACAAGCAGGATGAAGAAAACCTACTCTCTTATGAGTTCCATGATATTTATATTGGAGATGACTCCTTCAGCAAGTCAGAAGTTGAGAATGCAAAAGAAGTGTCTGGTGAAATAAGTGAGGATTTGGAGTTCGGTACTCCTACTTCTGGCCGTTCCTGGGATTTCCTGAGCAGGAGTGGCAGCCCTTACTCTGCATCATGCTCTAGTCAGACATCCCATCGGCGTGAACCATCAGTGGTCAAAGAAGCCAAAAAAAGGATTTTTGAGAGATTGTCAATTGTATCATCCACCGTCGGTGGTGAGGAAGAAAGGGAAGCACGCAGAAGTATGGGCACACTAGGTGAGATGCTTACCATTCCAGAAGTCAAGAAAGACCAAGAAGTGTTTGGGGGAGTCACATTGGAGAACCCATCACCTGAGATGGATTCCGAAGAACCGTTCTTGTGTTTGCCACGGTCTCGATCTGTTCCGATTTCTTTGTCTTTCGGAGGCACTGAGCTAAATGGAGTAGCGACCGGTTGTCAGGAAGCCGAGAAGGAAAAGAACAGGAAGTCATTATCATTTAGGGAAAAGGTTTCCAGTCTGTTCTCTAAAAATAGGAAAGTGGCTCGGGGGAAGCTAGATCCATCTGGAATTCCATCAACTGATGATAGACTCAAGCATGGAAATTCTGCTACTATTAATGATTTCAGCGAAAACGCTGATCATTCTGCACTGGACAATCCGCTTAACTGTACTATACAGAATGTCGATGAGATTTCTATGCCAAGGCTCATGGCTAGTTCTTGGCACATGAATGATATGGAAAACATGCCTGCCAAG GATATTTCTTCCATCCCGGTTATTGGTGCCCCAGGAATCTTTGGTGAGTCACAGGACCAACCAAGTCCTGTGTCTGTACTAGATGGACCATTTCTCTCCGATAACAGCAGGAGCTTGCTGTGCTCATCTGAAAGTTTCATCACCGCATCCCCAC AAGCTTTGTCGAGATCTCCACTTATCGGATCATTTTCACGGTCACTTTCATGGGAAGATCCCCCACTGGAAGTCATGTCGCCAAATTCCTTGAGACTATCAAGGCTTTTCTCTAAGGCTGACGAAGATCAAGACTCATTGACATTTATCCAGAAGTTAGTCTGCTCTGCTGGCATAGATAGAGAAGGTTGCATATTATCCAGTCCTTTGGAACTGTATTTGCTTGAGAAGTTCTCAGATTACCAAGAAGAGGGAACCAAATTGCGGGAAAGGCGGTCGAAAGAGAAGTTTCTATTCGATGCTGTCAATGAGGCACTCACAGAGCTCACTTGGACTGCAGAACTGATGGCGTATCCATTGGGAAGGTCATCTTCTTTGGAACGCAAAGATTGTGAGAATGCTTTCAGTAACTCGGCAGCTGATGAAATTTGGCGAGTCATAAGGAACTGGTCGATTCTTGACAAGTATCCACCCGGAGAAACTATTGAAAGAAACCTCCTGGTGGAAATGATACTGAAGAGAGAGGTGTTGGAGGCGGCCAGCAGCGACACGACACGATTGGAGACATTCGAGCTCACCAGTATGGTCTGTACAATGGTCTTGGAGGACCTGATTGCAGATGCAGTTGTAGATCTGAGTGCCTGA
- the LOC127763233 gene encoding tubulin-folding cofactor A: protein MATLRNLKIKTSTCKRIVKELRSYEKEVEKEAAKTADMKEKGADPYDLKQQENVLAESRMMVPDCHKRLETALADLKATLAELKESNEQGAEIGEAESTITEVEAVVKPTED, encoded by the exons ATGGCGACTCTGAGGAACCTGAAGATCAAGACGTCGACCTGCAAGAGGATCGTCAAGGAGCTCCGCTCCTACGAgaaggaggtggagaaggaggcggccAAGACTGCTGACATGAAGGAGAAAGGCGCCGACCCCTACGATCTCAAGCAACAG GAGAATGTTTTAGCCGAGTCAAGGATGATGGTCCCAGACTGCCATAAGCGACTTGAAACTGCACTGGCAGACTTGAAAGCAACTCTG GCTGAATTGAAGGAATCAAATGAACAAGGTGCTGAGATTGGAGAGGCTGAGAGTACAATCACAGAAGTTGAAGCTGTCGTCAAGCCAACAGAAGATTGA
- the LOC127763232 gene encoding uncharacterized protein LOC127763232, which translates to MEAAAAAASAAPHLLHCGGFGRLPGLAASLPGRRRRRPSRRVLAVATEPKPSASAPAPRSRSRTRTPNDISSTRFGEMSKEIQRVRKQMEEDEQLATLMRGLRGQNLRDSQFADDNVRLRLVEVSSMNNNEALPLVYSPEIISAYWGKRPRAVATRIVQLLSVAGGFISHLISDLINNKLKENEVARAIELREIVTSLGPAYIKLGQALSIRPDILSPAAMTELQKLCDKVPSFSDDLAMTLLEEELGRPWHEIYSELSPSPIAAASLGQVYKGRLKETGELVAVKVQRPFVLETVTIDLFIIRNLGLVLRRFPQVSIDVVGLVDEWAARFFEELDYVNEGENGNRFAEMMKKDLPQVVVPKTYQKYTSRKVLTTQWIDGEKLSQSTEDDVGSLVSVGVICYLKQLLDTGFFHADPHPGNMIRTPDGKLAILDFGLVTKLTDDQKYGMIEAIAHLIHRDYDAIVKDFVKLGFIPEGVNLDPILPVLAKVFDQALEGGGAKNINFQELAADLAQITFDYPFRIPPYFALIIRAIGVLEGIALVGDPEFAIVDEAYPYIAQRLLTDESPRLRSALRYTIYGKTGVFDAERFIDVMQAFENFIRAAKSGGGENLKGSMAELAEIGTLPSTSLVPAFPMAISQPEQPVKARAALSFLLSERGDFFREFILDEIVKAIDAVSREQLIQIAASFGLGNATPVFSMVPVRARALLPTITEEDRVILNNVEKVVKFLTAGNNPTTIDGDVNVAYLVQELLPVLPSISSKILPEVMSRLSSRVFARLIREAFL; encoded by the exons atggaggccgcggcggcggcggcgtcggcggcgccgcaccTGCTGCACTGCGGTGGCTTCGGCCGTCTGCCTGGTCTCGCGGCGTCGCTGCcgggccgtcggcgccggcgcccatcccgccgcgtcctcgccgtcgccacggAGCCCAagccctccgcctccgccccggcGCCTCGCTCCAGGTCGAGGACGAGGACCCCTAATGACATCTCCTCCACC CGGTTCGGGGAGATGTCCAAGGAGATCCAGCGAGTGCGGAAACAGATGGAGGAGGACGAGCAGCTCGCCACGCTCATGCGCGGCCTCCGCGGCCAGAACCTCCGCGACTCCCAATTCGCGGACGACAacgtccgcctccgcctcgtcgag GTTTCATCCATGAACAACAATGAGGCGCTGCCTCTCGTGTACAGTCCTGAGATCATCTCTGCATACTGGGGGAAGCGCCCGAGGGCCGTCGCCACACGGATCGTGCAATTGCTGTCTGTTGCTGGTGGTTTCATCTCTCATCTCATATCAGACCTCATAAACAACAAGCTCAAGGAG AATGAAGTAGCGCGTGCGATTGAGCTGAGGGAAATTGTGACATCTTTGGGTCCTGCTTATATTAAGCTTGGCCAAGCACTAAGTATTCGACCAGATATTCTGTCCCCTGCAGCAATGACTGAATTGCAGAAACTTTGTGATAAG GTTCCTTCGTTCTCCGATGATCTTGCAATGACTCTTCTTGAAGAAGAGCTTGGGCGGCCGTGGCACGAAATATACTCTGAATTATCTCCTTCCCCAATTGCTGCCG CATCTCTGGGGCAGGTTTACAAGGGCCGCTTGAAAGAAACCGGAGAACTTGTAGCTGTGAAAGTACAGAGGCCGTTTGTACTTGAAACTGTCACAATTGATTTATTCATCATTAGAAACTTGGGCCTGGTACTAAGGAGATTTCCGCAG GTCTCCATTGATGTTGTTGGTCTAGTAGATGAGTGGGCTGCTCGATTTTTCGAAGAACTTGATTATGTGAATGAAGGAGAAAATGGCAATCGCTTTGCTGAAATGATGAAAAAGGATCTTCCGCAG GTCGTTGTACCAAAGACATACCAGAAATACACATCTAGAAAAGTTCTTACTACACAATGGATAGATGGGGAGAAGCTGTCACAAAGTACAGAGGATGATGTTGGGTCATTGGTCAGTGTAGGAGTCATATGCTACCTAAAACAG TTGCTTGATACTGGATTTTTCCATGCTGATCCACATCCTGGCAATATGATTAGGACACCAGATGGAAAACTAGCTATTCTTGATTTTG GGCTTGTAACTAAATTGACAGATGACCAAAAGTACGGAATGATTGAAGCAATAGCCCACCTCATTCATCGTGATTATGATGCGATAGTCAAGGACTTTGTGAAGCTTGGTTTCATCCCTGAGGGAGTTAACTTGGACCCAATCTTGCCTGTATTGGCCAAAGTTTTTGATCAAGCACTTGAAGGAGGTGGCGCAAAGAATATAAACTTTCAAGAGTTAGCAGCAGATCTAGCACAGATAACATTTGATTACCCATTCAGGATACCTCCGTACTTTGCTTTGATTATCAGAGCCATTGGAGTATTGGAGGGTATAGCTTTGGTGGGTGACCCTGAATTTGCCATTGTGGATGAAGCATACCCATATATTGCGCAG AGACTACTAACAGACGAGTCACCTCGTCTAAGGAGCGCCTTGCGATACACAATATATGGCAAAACAGGTGTATTCGACGCAGAAAGATTCATTGATGTCATGCAAGCTTTCGAGAATTTTATTCGTGCAGCAAAGAGTGGTGGTGGGGAGAACTTGAAAGGCAGCATGGCTGAGCTGGCTGAGATAGGAACTCTACCAAGCACAAGTTTAGTTCCTGCATTTCCAATGGCCATATCACAGCCTGAGCAACCAGTCAAAGCTCGGGCTGCTCTTTCTTTTCTACTCTCTGAGAGGGGCGACTTTTTTAGGGAGTTCATTCTTGATGAG ATTGTCAAAGCCATAGATGCAGTTTCAAGGGAGCAACTGATACAAATTGCTGCATCTTTTGGGCTAGGAAATGCTACCCCAGTTTTCAGCATGGTTCCTGTCAGAGCTAGAGCACTGCTTCCTACAATCACAGAGGAAGACAGGGTCATCTTGAACAATGTTGAGAAGGTTGTGAAGTTTTTGACAGCTGGGAACAATCCAACAACAATTGATGGG GATGTAAATGTTGCGTATCTTGTACAAGAGCTTCTACCTGTGTTGCCGAGCATTTCGTCGAAGATCCTACCAGAGGTCATGAGCCGGTTGTCATCGCGAGTATTTGCACGGTTGATCCGGGAGGCATTTTTGTGA
- the LOC127761931 gene encoding uncharacterized protein LOC127761931: MDGQGAWRGGASASSRISYKNATVAVCAINLLACALLFRNYYSSWPRIAGDHQFDSAQLRFIWESEELRRAMEPVDLIRRVKEIEQEAYGEHGMMTQEDAKQTAAVDASKRLQDLRAGNDGSSQKALEEWRKRKMERARQRAIEKNGTSSAAKTR, from the exons ATGGACGGGCAGGGGGCTTGGAGGGGTGGGGCTTCTGCTTCCTCCAGGATCTCGTACAAGAACGCCACCGTCGCGGTGTGCGCAATCAACCTCCTCGCGTGCGCTCTCCTCTTCCGCAACTACTACTCGTCCTGGCCGCGCATCGCCGGCGACCACCAGTTCGATTCTG CTCAGCTACGGTTTATATGGGAGTCGGAAGAGTTACGTCGTGCTATGGAGCCTGTGGATTTGATCAGGAGA GTGAAGGAAATCGAACAAGAAGCTTATGGTGAGCATGGCATGATGACACAAGAAGATGCCAAGCAGACAGCTGCTGTTGATGCATCAAAAAGGCTGCAAGATTTAAGGGCAGGGAATGATGGTAGCAGCCAAAAAG CTCTTGAGGAATGGCGCAAACGGAAGATGGAGCGTGCGAGGCAGCGGGCGATTGAAAAGAACGGGACCTCATCAGCTGCGAAAACGCGATGA